In the Neofelis nebulosa isolate mNeoNeb1 chromosome 11, mNeoNeb1.pri, whole genome shotgun sequence genome, one interval contains:
- the LOC131489059 gene encoding cytochrome b-c1 complex subunit 9 isoform X1, with the protein MAAPTFTARLYSLLFRRTSTFALTIAVGALFFERAFDQGADAIYEHINEGKLWKHIKHKYENK; encoded by the exons ATGGCGGCCCCGACGTTTACTGCGAGGTTATACTCCCTGTTGTTCCGCAGGACCTCCACTTTCGCCCTCACCATCGCTGTGGGCGCTTTGTTCTTCGAGCGCGCCTTCGACCAAGGCGCGGACGCGATCTACGAACACATCAACGAGGGG AAGCTGTGGAAACACATCAAGCACAAGTATGAGAATAAGTAG
- the LOC131489059 gene encoding cytochrome b-c1 complex subunit 9 isoform X2 yields the protein MAAPTFTARLYSLLFRRTSTFALTIAVGALFFERAFDQGADAIYEHINEGM from the exons ATGGCGGCCCCGACGTTTACTGCGAGGTTATACTCCCTGTTGTTCCGCAGGACCTCCACTTTCGCCCTCACCATCGCTGTGGGCGCTTTGTTCTTCGAGCGCGCCTTCGACCAAGGCGCGGACGCGATCTACGAACACATCAACGAGGGG ATGTGA